A window of Pseudomonas mucidolens contains these coding sequences:
- a CDS encoding LysR substrate-binding domain-containing protein — translation MHVDLIDLRLYLHILDTGNITAGAARSHLSLAAASARIRAMEASLGIEFLQRGRRGVTPTAAGKALARHARLLLQQAERMQQDLTEYAKGVKGQVRLLCNTTAISEYLPERLADFLCQHPNLDIDLQELPSLRITHALRQGVADLGIISDAVDTYGLQTRHFHDDPLVLIVPLGHPLSATPASFIESLQYDHVGLAADSALAVYLEEQALHAGFRLQTRIRADAFDGLIRMVARGAGLGIVPQAALQRWSHLQGFKAQPLNEEWACRSLLLCARSFEQLPGYAKALLEALSAPLRKNA, via the coding sequence ATGCACGTTGACCTGATCGACCTTCGTCTCTATCTGCACATTCTCGACACCGGCAACATCACCGCCGGGGCCGCACGCAGCCATCTGTCCCTGGCCGCCGCCAGTGCGCGGATTCGCGCGATGGAAGCTTCATTGGGCATTGAGTTTCTCCAGCGTGGCCGCCGTGGCGTGACCCCGACCGCTGCCGGCAAGGCCCTGGCCCGTCATGCGCGCCTGCTGTTGCAACAAGCCGAGCGCATGCAACAAGACCTGACGGAATACGCCAAGGGCGTCAAAGGCCAGGTACGCTTGCTGTGTAACACCACGGCCATCAGCGAATACCTGCCGGAACGCCTGGCTGATTTTCTCTGCCAACACCCCAACCTCGATATAGACCTGCAAGAGTTGCCGAGCCTGCGCATTACCCACGCCTTGCGCCAAGGCGTGGCAGACCTGGGGATCATTTCCGATGCGGTAGATACCTACGGTTTGCAGACTCGGCACTTTCACGATGATCCGCTGGTGCTGATCGTACCGCTTGGGCATCCGTTGAGCGCGACGCCGGCGAGCTTCATCGAGAGCCTGCAATACGACCATGTGGGCTTGGCTGCTGACAGTGCGCTGGCGGTGTACCTGGAGGAGCAGGCGCTACACGCCGGTTTTCGCTTGCAGACGCGGATTCGCGCCGACGCTTTTGATGGATTGATTCGCATGGTCGCCCGTGGAGCAGGCCTGGGCATTGTGCCGCAAGCCGCACTGCAGCGCTGGTCTCATCTACAAGGCTTCAAGGCCCAGCCCCTGAACGAGGAATGGGCCTGTCGCAGCTTGCTGTTATGCGCCCGTTCGTTCGAGCAGTTGCCGGGTTACGCCAAGGCGTTGCTCGAGGCTTTGTCCGCACCCTTGCGGAAGAACGCGTAA
- a CDS encoding amino acid permease yields MSFVCNHNNKGARHVTTPDNGFAKITNRELGLRRQLTSGQMSMIAIGGAIGTGLFMGSAYAIGYAGPSVLVSYAIGALITLLLMGCLAEMTVAHSTSGSFGAYAEFYVSPLAGFLVRYAYWAAIVLAVGAEVTAVAMYMKYWFANVPEWVWIVSFSSVLIVLNAISVKTFGTFEYWFSTIKISAIVGFIILAVYVVFGSGNPEYGVQNYTAHGGFFPNGLSGMWIAVIVSIFSYLSVEMIAVAAGEAADPEQAVKKAFRATIVRLVVFYLLTLALMLAIVPWTQAGQTQSPFVTVMQTIGIPGATGVMNFVILIAALSAMNSQLYITTRMMFSLSRAGFAPKSMGALSKSGIPLNALLLSSSGIALATLLNVVYPESSFTLMMAISMFGAIFTWFMIFLTHFFFRRYRKRHGGPKLSFELRWFPCSTLLGLVLMGAVMITTYFTEALKMTLVFGVPFLVILSAVYYAFFRKGADKASSNALA; encoded by the coding sequence ATGAGCTTCGTGTGCAATCACAATAATAAAGGGGCACGTCACGTGACCACGCCAGATAACGGCTTTGCAAAAATCACCAATCGCGAACTGGGCCTGCGGCGCCAGCTCACCTCCGGGCAGATGAGCATGATCGCCATCGGTGGCGCCATCGGCACCGGCCTGTTCATGGGCAGCGCCTACGCCATCGGTTATGCCGGCCCCAGCGTGCTGGTCAGCTATGCCATCGGTGCGCTGATTACCTTGCTGCTGATGGGCTGTTTGGCGGAGATGACGGTGGCGCATTCCACGTCCGGTTCTTTTGGTGCCTACGCCGAGTTCTATGTGAGCCCCTTGGCCGGTTTTCTGGTGCGGTATGCCTACTGGGCCGCGATTGTGCTGGCGGTGGGCGCCGAGGTCACGGCGGTGGCGATGTATATGAAGTACTGGTTCGCCAACGTTCCGGAATGGGTGTGGATCGTGTCGTTCTCCAGTGTGCTGATCGTGCTTAACGCCATCAGCGTCAAGACCTTCGGCACCTTTGAGTACTGGTTCTCTACGATCAAGATCAGCGCCATCGTCGGCTTCATCATCCTGGCGGTGTATGTGGTGTTCGGCTCGGGCAATCCAGAGTACGGGGTACAGAATTACACGGCCCATGGTGGCTTTTTCCCGAATGGCCTGAGCGGTATGTGGATTGCGGTGATCGTGTCGATCTTCAGCTACTTGAGCGTGGAAATGATCGCGGTGGCCGCCGGGGAGGCAGCCGACCCCGAGCAGGCGGTGAAAAAAGCCTTCCGCGCGACCATCGTGCGCCTGGTGGTGTTTTACCTGCTGACGTTGGCGCTGATGCTGGCCATCGTGCCGTGGACCCAGGCCGGTCAAACCCAGAGCCCGTTCGTCACGGTGATGCAGACCATTGGCATTCCCGGCGCGACCGGGGTGATGAACTTCGTGATCCTGATCGCCGCGCTGTCGGCGATGAACAGTCAACTGTACATCACCACCCGCATGATGTTCAGCCTGTCCCGCGCCGGTTTTGCGCCCAAATCCATGGGGGCGTTAAGCAAGAGCGGGATCCCGCTGAACGCCTTGTTGTTGTCCAGTTCAGGCATCGCCCTGGCCACACTGCTCAACGTGGTGTACCCGGAAAGCTCGTTCACGCTGATGATGGCGATCTCGATGTTTGGCGCGATTTTCACCTGGTTCATGATCTTCCTGACGCACTTTTTCTTCCGCCGCTACCGCAAGCGCCACGGCGGGCCGAAGCTGTCGTTCGAGCTGCGCTGGTTTCCCTGCAGCACACTGCTGGGGCTGGTGCTGATGGGCGCGGTGATGATCACCACCTATTTCACCGAGGCGCTCAAGATGACCCTGGTGTTCGGCGTACCGTTCCTGGTGATTCTTTCGGCGGTGTATTACGCGTTCTTCCGCAAGGGTGCGGACAAAGCCTCGAGCAACGCCTTGGCGTAA
- the kynU gene encoding kynureninase, with protein MTTRTHCLALDEQDPLAPLREQFALPDGVIYLDGNSLGARPVAALARAQAVIVEEWGNGLIRSWNSAGWADLAQRLGNRLAPLIGARDAEVVITDTTSINLFKVLSAAVTVQRQRQPQRKIIVSEASNFPTDLYIAEGLAELLQQGYSLRLVNSPEELPQAIDEDTAVVMITHVNHKTGYMHDMQALTAMSHECGALTIWDLAHSAGAVPIDLHQAGADYAIGCTYKYLNGGPGSQAFAWVNPALVECARQPLSGWFGHSRQFAMEPHYAPGQGITRYLCGTQPITSLAMVECGLDIFAQTDMASLRTKSLALTDLFIELVHSRCAAHDLTLITPLDHAKRGSHVSFEHPQGYAIVQALIARGVIGDYREPKIMRFGFTPLYTRFTEVWDAVEILGEILDGKTWDQPQFKVRHSVT; from the coding sequence ATGACCACCCGAACCCATTGCCTGGCCCTCGATGAACAGGATCCCCTGGCCCCCTTGCGCGAGCAGTTCGCCCTGCCCGACGGGGTGATCTACCTCGATGGCAACTCCCTCGGTGCGCGTCCGGTGGCGGCGTTGGCGCGTGCGCAGGCGGTGATCGTCGAAGAGTGGGGCAATGGTTTGATCCGCAGTTGGAACAGTGCCGGCTGGGCCGACCTGGCACAGCGCCTGGGCAATCGCTTGGCGCCGCTGATCGGTGCGCGCGACGCTGAAGTGGTGATTACCGATACCACTTCCATCAACCTGTTCAAGGTACTGAGTGCCGCCGTGACCGTGCAGCGTCAACGCCAGCCGCAGCGTAAGATCATCGTCAGCGAGGCCAGCAACTTTCCGACCGACCTGTACATCGCCGAAGGCCTGGCCGAGTTGCTGCAGCAGGGTTATTCCCTGCGTCTGGTCAACAGTCCCGAGGAGCTGCCGCAAGCCATCGATGAGGACACGGCGGTGGTGATGATCACCCACGTCAACCACAAGACCGGCTACATGCATGACATGCAGGCGCTGACGGCCATGAGCCATGAATGTGGCGCGTTGACCATCTGGGACCTGGCGCATTCGGCCGGCGCGGTGCCGATCGATCTGCATCAGGCGGGGGCCGATTACGCTATCGGCTGCACCTACAAATACCTCAACGGCGGGCCGGGTTCCCAGGCGTTTGCCTGGGTCAACCCGGCGTTGGTGGAGTGTGCGCGCCAGCCGTTGTCGGGCTGGTTCGGGCATAGCCGGCAGTTCGCGATGGAACCTCACTATGCGCCGGGGCAGGGCATCACCCGCTACCTCTGCGGGACCCAGCCGATTACCTCGCTGGCGATGGTTGAATGTGGCCTGGATATTTTTGCCCAGACCGATATGGCCAGCCTGCGCACCAAGTCCCTGGCGCTGACCGACCTGTTTATCGAGCTGGTGCACAGCCGTTGCGCCGCCCATGACCTGACGCTGATTACCCCGCTCGACCATGCCAAGCGTGGCAGTCATGTGAGCTTTGAACATCCGCAAGGCTACGCCATCGTCCAGGCGCTGATTGCACGTGGCGTGATTGGCGATTATCGCGAGCCGAAGATCATGCGCTTTGGCTTTACCCCGCTATACACCCGCTTCACCGAGGTGTGGGATGCGGTAGAAATCCTTGGCGAAATCCTCGATGGCAAAACCTGGGACCAGCCGCAATTCAAAGTGCGCCACAGCGTTACGTAA
- a CDS encoding Lrp/AsnC family transcriptional regulator gives MMLDATDLRLLHFLQQDGRISNQELAEKVALSPSACLRRLRLLESEGVISGYRAVLNAEQLGIELEAIVHLSLRQDVEDWHETFIKKVQGWPEVASAYVITGASNYVLRVQARNLKHFSDFIVNHLNRTAGVMDIRSEIVLQKIKDRDDVLDLVVRK, from the coding sequence ATGATGCTCGACGCCACCGACCTGCGTCTTCTGCACTTCCTGCAACAGGATGGGCGTATCAGCAACCAGGAATTGGCGGAGAAAGTCGCCCTGTCGCCGTCCGCCTGCCTGCGTCGTTTGCGCCTGCTGGAGAGCGAGGGAGTCATCAGTGGCTATCGCGCCGTGCTCAATGCCGAACAGTTGGGCATTGAACTGGAAGCCATCGTCCACCTGTCGTTGCGCCAGGACGTGGAAGATTGGCACGAGACGTTTATCAAGAAGGTCCAGGGTTGGCCGGAAGTGGCCAGCGCCTACGTGATCACCGGCGCCAGCAACTATGTATTGCGGGTCCAGGCGCGCAACCTCAAGCACTTTTCGGACTTTATCGTGAACCACCTGAACCGTACGGCGGGGGTGATGGATATACGCTCGGAGATTGTGTTGCAGAAGATCAAGGATCGGGATGACGTGTTGGACCTGGTGGTGCGCAAGTGA
- the catA gene encoding catechol 1,2-dioxygenase gives MSIRLSQTAHAQQFLEEVSGNFNDAGNPRVKALIYRILRDTVNIIEDLEVTPEEFWKAVNYLNELGKNQEAGLLVAGLGLEHYLDLLMDAADEQAGKSGSTPRTIEGPLYVAGAPLSKYEARLDDGLDPGVPLFMRGQVRDIQGNPVAGAIVDVWQANTGGTYSWFDGSQSEFNLRRRIETDAQGNYRFRSIVPSGYGCPPTGPTQQLLDQLGRHGQRPAHIHFFISAPGHRHLTTQINLSGDPYLHDDFAYATRDELIAEIRFSEDQILAREFGVEGQFAQIDFDFELQSAVVAAEQKRMPRVRALED, from the coding sequence ATGTCCATCCGACTGTCCCAGACTGCCCACGCCCAACAATTTCTCGAAGAAGTCAGCGGTAACTTCAACGATGCCGGCAACCCACGGGTGAAGGCGCTGATCTACCGAATCCTGCGGGATACGGTGAACATCATTGAAGACCTGGAAGTGACCCCGGAAGAGTTCTGGAAGGCGGTCAATTACCTTAATGAATTGGGCAAGAACCAGGAAGCCGGGCTGCTCGTCGCCGGCCTGGGCCTGGAGCATTACCTGGACCTGTTGATGGATGCGGCGGACGAGCAGGCCGGCAAATCCGGCAGCACCCCGCGCACCATCGAAGGGCCGCTGTATGTGGCGGGAGCGCCGCTGTCCAAGTACGAGGCGCGGCTGGATGACGGACTCGATCCGGGCGTGCCGCTGTTCATGCGCGGTCAGGTGCGGGACATCCAGGGCAATCCCGTGGCTGGAGCGATTGTCGATGTGTGGCAAGCCAACACCGGTGGCACCTATTCCTGGTTCGATGGCAGCCAATCGGAATTCAACCTGCGACGCCGGATCGAAACCGATGCCCAGGGCAATTACCGTTTTCGCAGCATCGTGCCGTCCGGCTACGGTTGCCCGCCGACTGGCCCGACGCAGCAGTTACTTGATCAATTGGGGCGCCATGGCCAGCGGCCGGCGCACATCCACTTCTTCATCTCGGCGCCGGGCCACCGGCACCTGACCACGCAGATCAACCTGTCGGGCGATCCGTACCTGCATGATGATTTTGCTTATGCGACGCGGGATGAACTGATTGCAGAGATTCGCTTCAGCGAGGATCAGATACTGGCGCGTGAGTTTGGCGTGGAAGGCCAGTTTGCGCAGATCGATTTTGACTTCGAACTGCAGTCGGCGGTGGTGGCGGCGGAGCAGAAGCGCATGCCGCGGGTGCGGGCGTTGGAGGATTGA
- a CDS encoding amino acid permease: MADDMVNPVGLKRGLKNRHIQLIALGGAIGTGLFLGSAGVLKSAGPSMILGYAIAGFIAFLIMRQLGEMIVEEPVAGSFSHFAHKYWGGYAGFLAGWNYWVLYVLVGMAELTAVGKYIQFWWPEVPTWASAVVFFIAVNLINTLNVKFFGETEFWFAIIKVVAILGMIVLGCYLLFSGTGAPQASVSNLWDHGGFFPNGGMGLLMAMAFIMFSFGGLELVGITAAEASEPRKVIPKAINQVVYRILIFYVGALTVLLSLYPWDQLLQTLGASGDAYSGSPFVQIFSLIGNDAAAHILNFVVLTAALSVYNSGVYCNSRMLFGLAEQGDAPKALMKLNKQGVPLRALGISAAVTLLCVVINYVAPHDALELLFALVVASLMINWALISLTHIKFRKAMGEQGVVPSFKTFWFPFSNYLCLAFMVMIIGVMLAIPGIRSSVYAMPVWVGIIFVAYWLRRKKAKALAVAQ, encoded by the coding sequence ATGGCGGATGACATGGTTAACCCGGTAGGCCTCAAGCGTGGCCTGAAAAACCGGCATATTCAGCTGATTGCCCTGGGAGGGGCGATTGGCACGGGCTTGTTCCTCGGTTCGGCCGGGGTGCTCAAGTCGGCGGGGCCGTCGATGATCCTGGGCTATGCGATCGCCGGTTTCATCGCATTCCTGATCATGCGCCAGCTGGGAGAGATGATTGTCGAGGAGCCGGTGGCCGGTTCCTTCAGTCACTTCGCCCACAAATACTGGGGCGGTTATGCGGGCTTCCTCGCGGGCTGGAACTACTGGGTCCTGTATGTACTGGTGGGCATGGCGGAACTGACCGCGGTGGGTAAATACATCCAGTTCTGGTGGCCGGAAGTGCCGACCTGGGCCAGCGCCGTGGTGTTTTTCATCGCGGTCAACCTGATCAACACCCTGAATGTGAAGTTCTTCGGCGAGACTGAGTTCTGGTTCGCGATCATCAAGGTGGTGGCGATTCTCGGCATGATCGTGCTCGGCTGCTACCTGCTGTTCAGCGGCACCGGTGCCCCGCAGGCGTCGGTCAGCAACCTGTGGGATCACGGCGGCTTCTTCCCGAATGGCGGCATGGGGCTGCTGATGGCCATGGCGTTCATCATGTTCTCGTTCGGTGGCCTGGAGTTGGTGGGCATTACCGCCGCCGAAGCCAGCGAGCCGCGCAAGGTGATCCCCAAGGCAATCAATCAGGTGGTGTACCGGATCCTGATTTTCTACGTCGGTGCGCTGACCGTGCTGCTGTCGCTGTACCCATGGGATCAACTGCTGCAGACCCTGGGCGCTTCCGGCGACGCCTACAGCGGCAGCCCGTTCGTGCAGATCTTCTCGCTGATCGGCAACGACGCCGCCGCGCACATCCTCAACTTCGTGGTGTTGACCGCGGCATTATCGGTGTACAACAGCGGCGTGTACTGCAACAGCCGCATGCTGTTCGGCCTGGCCGAGCAAGGCGACGCCCCGAAGGCGCTGATGAAGCTCAACAAGCAAGGGGTGCCGTTGCGCGCGCTGGGCATTTCCGCGGCAGTGACCTTGCTGTGTGTGGTGATCAACTATGTCGCACCGCATGACGCACTGGAACTGTTGTTTGCCCTGGTGGTTGCCTCGCTGATGATCAATTGGGCGCTGATCAGCCTGACCCACATCAAGTTCCGCAAGGCCATGGGCGAGCAAGGCGTGGTGCCGTCGTTCAAGACGTTCTGGTTCCCGTTCAGCAATTACCTGTGCCTGGCGTTCATGGTGATGATCATCGGCGTGATGCTGGCGATTCCGGGCATTCGCTCCTCGGTATATGCGATGCCGGTGTGGGTGGGGATTATCTTTGTGGCGTACTGGTTGCGCAGGAAGAAGGCCAAGGCGCTCGCCGTAGCGCAGTAA
- the kynA gene encoding tryptophan 2,3-dioxygenase, whose amino-acid sequence MSQCPFSPDYQPPEEWHNAELNFSESMSYGDYLDLGRVLSAQHPLSPDHNEMLFIIQHQTSELWMKLMLHELKAAREHVRQGELPPAFKMLARVSRIFDQLVHAWAVLATMTPSEYKSIRPFLGQSSGFQSFQYREIEFILGNKSSALLRPHAHRPELLKELQVAIATPSLYDEAVNLMAKAGLAIDPQRAERDPTAPTVHDDSVEAAWREVYCDPSRYWDLYQLAEKFIDLEDSFRQWRFRHVTTVERIIGFQPGTGGTEGVGYLRKMLDTVLFPELWRVRSSL is encoded by the coding sequence ATGAGCCAATGTCCTTTCTCGCCTGATTACCAGCCACCGGAAGAATGGCACAACGCCGAGCTGAATTTCTCCGAGTCCATGAGCTACGGCGACTACCTCGATCTGGGTCGCGTGCTGAGTGCCCAGCATCCGCTGTCGCCAGATCACAACGAAATGCTGTTCATCATTCAGCACCAGACCTCCGAGCTGTGGATGAAGCTGATGCTTCATGAACTCAAGGCCGCCCGCGAACACGTACGCCAGGGTGAGTTGCCGCCGGCATTCAAGATGCTGGCGCGGGTCTCGCGGATCTTTGATCAGTTGGTGCATGCCTGGGCGGTGCTGGCGACCATGACGCCGTCGGAGTACAAGTCGATTCGCCCGTTTTTGGGGCAGTCATCCGGGTTCCAGTCGTTCCAGTACCGGGAAATCGAGTTTATCCTCGGCAATAAAAGCTCGGCGCTATTACGCCCCCACGCTCATCGCCCGGAACTGTTGAAGGAATTGCAAGTGGCGATCGCCACGCCGTCGTTGTATGACGAGGCGGTCAACCTGATGGCCAAGGCCGGCCTTGCCATCGATCCGCAGCGAGCCGAGCGTGACCCGACGGCCCCCACGGTTCACGATGATTCCGTAGAAGCGGCGTGGCGCGAAGTCTATTGCGATCCGAGCCGTTATTGGGACCTGTACCAACTGGCCGAAAAATTCATCGACCTGGAAGACTCCTTCCGCCAGTGGCGTTTTCGCCATGTCACCACCGTGGAGCGGATCATCGGCTTCCAGCCCGGCACCGGCGGCACCGAAGGCGTCGGTTACCTGCGCAAAATGCTCGATACCGTGCTGTTCCCGGAACTCTGGCGAGTGCGTTCCTCACTCTAA
- the kynB gene encoding arylformamidase, which produces MSPIKAWWDISPPLSAATPTWPGDTPFQEERVWQFGPECPVNVGRITLSPHTGAHVDAPLHYSADGAPIGEVSLEVYFGPCRVLYCLDSGALVQPQHLQGRLDNLPERVLLRTYQQVPLATWDSNFTAVAQTTVELLAGLGVRLIGIDTPSLDPQQSKTMDAHNAVARHGMAILEGIVLDDVPEGDYELIALPLRFANLDASPVRAILRPLKEPTR; this is translated from the coding sequence ATGAGTCCAATAAAAGCGTGGTGGGATATCAGCCCGCCCTTGAGTGCCGCGACCCCGACCTGGCCGGGAGATACGCCCTTCCAGGAAGAGCGGGTCTGGCAATTCGGTCCCGAATGTCCTGTGAATGTCGGCCGCATTACCTTGTCGCCCCACACCGGTGCCCATGTCGATGCGCCTTTGCATTACAGCGCTGACGGCGCGCCGATCGGTGAGGTTTCGCTGGAGGTGTACTTTGGCCCATGCCGGGTGCTGTATTGCCTCGACAGCGGGGCGCTGGTACAGCCGCAGCATTTGCAAGGGCGCCTGGATAATCTGCCGGAGCGGGTGCTGTTGCGTACTTATCAGCAGGTGCCCTTGGCCACCTGGGACTCGAATTTCACCGCGGTCGCCCAAACCACCGTTGAGCTGCTGGCCGGCCTTGGCGTGCGTTTGATCGGTATCGACACCCCGTCCCTGGACCCGCAACAGTCCAAAACCATGGATGCCCACAACGCTGTGGCTCGTCACGGCATGGCGATTCTCGAAGGCATCGTCCTCGATGATGTGCCTGAAGGCGATTACGAGTTGATTGCTTTGCCGCTGCGTTTTGCCAACCTCGATGCCAGCCCGGTACGCGCGATCCTGCGCCCGCTCAAGGAGCCCACGCGATGA
- a CDS encoding cupin domain-containing protein: MSQPITVLRDTHPLPVLDACKWEKLEGDPHTVNLNAYTSEDGSKIMGTWICTPGKWRVEYVKWEYCHFQEGYCVITPDGLEPIHLRAGDIFVVEPGMKGTWEVVETVRKYFVFA; this comes from the coding sequence ATGTCCCAGCCCATCACCGTTTTGCGTGATACCCATCCCCTGCCCGTCCTGGATGCCTGCAAATGGGAAAAACTCGAAGGCGACCCGCACACCGTCAATCTCAATGCCTACACCAGCGAAGACGGCAGCAAAATCATGGGCACCTGGATCTGCACCCCCGGTAAATGGCGGGTGGAATACGTGAAGTGGGAGTACTGCCACTTTCAGGAAGGCTACTGCGTGATCACCCCGGATGGCCTGGAACCGATTCACTTGAGGGCTGGGGATATCTTCGTCGTGGAACCGGGGATGAAGGGTACTTGGGAGGTGGTCGAGACCGTGCGCAAGTATTTTGTTTTTGCCTGA